A single genomic interval of Arthrobacter methylotrophus harbors:
- a CDS encoding carbon-phosphorus lyase complex subunit PhnI has protein sequence MYVAVKGGEKAIANAHALLAKEGRGAEQFPPLESGAVGGQLAVLVARVMNEGSLYDPELAAQAILQAQGDVLEAVTLVRSYRTTLPRFGYTEPVDTAQLPPQRRVSATFKDLPGGQQLGATFDYTHRLFADSGVDGPLIDAEADAEADVDHAEEMPRVADLLGAESLMEPVPEPSGSGDPEPADLTREPTVFPMSRAERLQSLARGDEGFLLSLAYSTQRGFGRTHPFAGEIRVGEVEVEFVAPGLGFPVPLGRIAVTECHMVNQFTGNADTPAQFTRGYGLVFGRAERKAMSMSIVDRALRADEFGERVVAPAQDEEFVIHHADNVQATGFVEHLKLPHYVDFQAELGLVRKLNAEREENA, from the coding sequence AGTTCCCGCCGCTCGAATCCGGTGCGGTGGGAGGCCAGCTCGCGGTGCTTGTGGCCCGCGTCATGAACGAGGGCTCGCTATACGATCCCGAACTCGCGGCGCAGGCCATCCTGCAGGCCCAGGGAGACGTGCTCGAGGCGGTCACCCTGGTGCGCTCGTACCGCACGACCCTGCCCCGTTTCGGTTACACCGAACCGGTCGACACCGCGCAGCTTCCGCCGCAGCGCCGTGTCTCGGCCACGTTCAAGGACCTGCCGGGCGGCCAGCAGCTTGGGGCGACATTCGACTACACGCACCGGCTCTTTGCCGATTCCGGCGTCGACGGACCGCTCATCGATGCGGAGGCTGATGCAGAGGCTGACGTGGACCACGCGGAGGAGATGCCACGCGTCGCCGACCTGCTCGGCGCCGAGTCGCTCATGGAACCCGTGCCTGAACCATCGGGCTCCGGCGACCCTGAGCCCGCAGACCTGACCCGGGAGCCCACCGTCTTCCCCATGAGCCGGGCCGAGCGGCTCCAGTCGCTGGCCCGCGGGGACGAGGGGTTCCTGCTCAGCCTCGCGTACTCGACCCAGCGCGGCTTCGGCCGCACGCACCCGTTCGCCGGCGAGATCCGCGTCGGCGAGGTGGAGGTGGAGTTCGTCGCCCCCGGGCTGGGCTTCCCGGTGCCGCTCGGGCGCATCGCGGTGACGGAATGCCATATGGTCAACCAGTTCACGGGCAACGCGGACACTCCGGCGCAGTTCACCCGCGGGTATGGACTCGTTTTCGGGCGGGCCGAACGCAAGGCGATGTCGATGTCGATCGTGGACCGGGCGCTGCGTGCCGACGAGTTCGGGGAGCGCGTCGTCGCGCCCGCACAGGACGAGGAGTTCGTGATCCACCACGCGGACAACGTGCAGGCCACCGGATTCGTTGAGCACCTCAAGCTGCCGCACTACGTTGACTTTCAGGCGGAACTCGGCCTCGTGCGCAAACTGAACGCAGAACGTGAGGAAAACGCATGA
- a CDS encoding alpha-D-ribose 1-methylphosphonate 5-phosphate C-P-lyase PhnJ, whose amino-acid sequence MSTARKPSYNPGYLDEQTKRMIRRALLKAVAIPGFQVPFASREVPMPRGWGTGGVQVTASIIGADDVLKVIDQGADDTTNAVSIRAFFAKVTGARTTTHTAEASIIQTRHRIPETELREGQTMVYQVPIPEPLRFFEPRETETRRMHALEEYGLIYVKLYEDIAKYGHIATTYAYPVLVNGRYLMDPSPTPSFDNPKLNQSPALHLYGAGREKRIYAVPPYTDVVSLGFEDHPFEPQRFDQPCAVCGSTGVYLDEIITDDAGGIMFACSDTDHCEQTAAAASGDAYTENDVTEEPQK is encoded by the coding sequence ATGAGCACCGCCCGGAAGCCCAGCTACAACCCCGGCTACCTCGACGAGCAGACCAAGCGGATGATCCGCCGCGCACTACTCAAGGCGGTCGCCATCCCCGGGTTCCAGGTCCCGTTCGCTTCCCGCGAAGTCCCCATGCCGCGAGGCTGGGGGACGGGCGGCGTCCAGGTCACGGCGTCGATCATCGGCGCGGACGACGTGCTCAAGGTCATCGACCAGGGTGCCGACGACACGACGAACGCCGTCTCGATCCGGGCCTTCTTCGCCAAAGTGACGGGTGCACGGACCACCACGCATACCGCCGAGGCATCGATTATCCAGACCCGCCACCGCATCCCCGAGACGGAGCTGAGGGAAGGGCAGACCATGGTCTACCAAGTGCCGATCCCCGAGCCCTTGCGGTTCTTTGAACCGCGTGAAACCGAGACCCGGCGCATGCATGCGCTCGAGGAGTACGGGCTGATCTACGTCAAGCTGTACGAGGACATCGCGAAGTACGGGCACATCGCCACGACGTACGCATACCCGGTGCTGGTCAACGGCCGCTACCTCATGGACCCCTCGCCGACGCCGAGCTTCGACAACCCCAAGCTGAACCAGAGTCCTGCCCTCCACCTGTACGGCGCGGGCCGTGAGAAGCGCATCTACGCGGTGCCGCCCTACACGGACGTGGTCAGCCTCGGGTTCGAGGACCACCCGTTCGAGCCGCAGCGCTTCGACCAGCCTTGCGCCGTCTGCGGCTCGACCGGGGTGTACCTCGACGAGATCATCACCGATGACGCCGGCGGCATCATGTTCGCCTGCTCCGATACTGACCACTGCGAGCAAACTGCGGCTGCCGCCTCGGGTGACGCCTATACCGAGAACGACGTTACGGAGGAGCCGCAGAAATGA
- the phnK gene encoding phosphonate C-P lyase system protein PhnK translates to MTLDRLSFDDEQRPLLEVRGAGHRYEDGHGCRDVSFDLWPGEVLAVVGESGSGKSTLLRTLSQHISLTEGSIRYRHGDGTVVELSELSESHVRRLWRTEWGFVHQNAADGLRMHVSAGGNVGEPLMATGWRHYGQIRSAAAEWLKRVEIPADRIDDTPASFSGGMRQRLQIARNLVVSPRLVFMDEPTSSLDVSVQARLLDLIRTLVADLGLAVVIVTHDLAVARLISHRTLVMKDGYVIESGLTDRVLDDPQAAYTQLLVSSILQG, encoded by the coding sequence ATGACGCTCGACAGACTCAGCTTCGACGACGAACAACGGCCCTTGCTCGAAGTGCGGGGAGCCGGCCACCGCTACGAGGACGGCCACGGATGCCGGGACGTGAGCTTCGATCTTTGGCCCGGCGAGGTGCTCGCCGTCGTCGGTGAATCCGGCTCCGGCAAGTCGACGCTTCTCCGCACGCTCTCGCAGCACATCAGCCTCACCGAGGGGAGCATCCGCTACCGCCACGGCGACGGCACCGTCGTCGAGCTCTCCGAGCTCAGCGAGAGCCACGTCCGCCGGCTATGGCGCACCGAGTGGGGATTCGTCCACCAGAACGCTGCGGACGGCCTCCGCATGCATGTGAGCGCCGGGGGCAACGTGGGCGAGCCGCTGATGGCGACCGGCTGGCGGCACTACGGACAGATCCGGTCCGCCGCCGCTGAATGGCTGAAGCGGGTGGAGATCCCGGCGGACCGCATTGACGACACGCCCGCCTCCTTCTCGGGGGGCATGCGCCAGCGCCTCCAGATCGCCCGGAACCTCGTGGTTTCGCCGCGGCTGGTCTTCATGGACGAGCCGACCAGCAGCCTGGACGTGTCAGTCCAGGCCCGCCTCCTCGACCTGATCCGCACGCTCGTCGCCGATCTGGGCCTGGCCGTCGTCATCGTCACCCACGATCTGGCCGTCGCCCGCCTGATCTCGCACCGGACGCTCGTAATGAAGGACGGGTACGTGATCGAATCCGGCCTCACCGACCGCGTGCTCGACGACCCGCAGGCCGCCTACACCCAGCTCCTCGTTTCCTCGATCCTGCAAGGATGA
- the phnL gene encoding phosphonate C-P lyase system protein PhnL, with amino-acid sequence MTRISPPEPTLAVAGVGKTFTMHLQGGKQIAVLRGLSFTVDPGECVVLGGTSGAGKSSILKMVYGNYAVDTGSVVITTGHPAYGGPVDIAAADPRRVLAARRDAMGYVSQFLRCVPRVPAIQIVAEPLTERGVGSEEALDRAAALLTRLAIPERLWSLPPATFSGGEQQRVNIARGFIPELPLLLLDEPTASLDAHNSDVVVELIAEKRARGVAMLGIFHDTAVRERVADRVIDVQAFAPVPAAMA; translated from the coding sequence GTGACACGCATCAGCCCCCCAGAGCCGACCCTCGCCGTCGCGGGCGTAGGCAAAACCTTCACTATGCACCTCCAAGGCGGAAAGCAGATCGCCGTGCTGCGCGGCCTGAGCTTCACGGTGGACCCCGGGGAGTGCGTCGTGCTCGGCGGAACCTCCGGCGCCGGGAAGAGCTCGATCCTGAAGATGGTCTACGGGAACTACGCCGTCGACACCGGGAGCGTGGTCATCACCACCGGCCACCCGGCGTACGGCGGCCCGGTCGACATCGCAGCCGCGGACCCGCGTCGGGTTCTCGCCGCGCGCCGTGACGCCATGGGCTACGTGAGCCAATTCCTCCGCTGCGTGCCACGCGTCCCGGCCATCCAGATCGTGGCCGAGCCGCTCACGGAGCGCGGCGTGGGCTCCGAGGAGGCGCTCGACCGCGCTGCCGCACTCCTCACGCGTCTCGCGATCCCCGAGCGGCTATGGTCCCTCCCACCCGCGACGTTCTCAGGCGGCGAGCAGCAGCGCGTCAACATCGCCCGCGGCTTCATCCCCGAGCTGCCGCTGCTGCTGCTCGACGAGCCGACCGCCTCGCTCGACGCGCACAACAGCGATGTCGTGGTGGAGCTGATCGCCGAGAAGCGCGCCCGCGGAGTAGCGATGCTCGGGATCTTCCATGACACCGCGGTGCGCGAACGGGTCGCGGACCGCGTGATCGACGTCCAGGCGTTCGCACCGGTCCCGGCGGCGATGGCATGA
- a CDS encoding DUF1045 domain-containing protein, whose product MSGRVAIYAAPGTSPTDVDGGQLRRRAELWLGRSVAGFPVTASSPEGWTRGAVDEITADARRYGFHGTFKAPFRLAEGRTLGEIDAALARFATGHPPVVLPELALSRIGSFFALVPGAPAEPLNALAAELVQEFDGFRAPPDAAETARRKPGALSGRQREALERWGYPYVLDDFRFHLTLTDRIELRRQGEVDAVLRRWFADSLGRTIQLDTLALFTELAPGEPFMLHSVHPLRGAIDPLLPDLHRPDVMAEGNA is encoded by the coding sequence ATGAGCGGGCGGGTCGCCATCTATGCGGCTCCCGGAACGTCCCCGACCGACGTCGACGGTGGGCAATTGCGCCGCCGGGCGGAGTTGTGGCTCGGCCGTAGCGTAGCAGGCTTCCCGGTCACCGCGTCCTCGCCCGAGGGGTGGACGCGGGGCGCCGTGGATGAGATCACGGCCGATGCACGCCGCTACGGTTTCCACGGCACGTTCAAGGCGCCCTTCCGCCTGGCGGAAGGGCGCACGCTTGGAGAAATCGACGCCGCCCTCGCCCGGTTCGCCACCGGGCATCCTCCCGTGGTCCTCCCCGAGCTGGCCCTGAGCCGGATCGGGAGCTTCTTCGCCCTCGTCCCCGGCGCCCCGGCCGAGCCACTCAACGCGCTTGCGGCCGAGCTCGTGCAGGAGTTCGACGGATTCCGTGCCCCGCCGGACGCGGCGGAGACCGCCCGCCGAAAACCGGGCGCCCTCAGTGGCCGGCAGCGCGAGGCGCTTGAGCGCTGGGGCTACCCATACGTGCTCGACGACTTCCGCTTCCACCTCACGCTCACCGACCGCATCGAGCTCCGACGCCAGGGTGAGGTCGACGCGGTCCTGCGACGTTGGTTCGCAGACAGCCTGGGCCGGACGATCCAGCTCGACACCCTGGCTCTTTTTACCGAGCTCGCGCCCGGCGAGCCGTTCATGCTCCATTCGGTGCATCCGCTGCGCGGGGCCATCGACCCGCTCCTCCCCGACCTGCACCGCCCCGACGTCATGGCAGAAGGAAACGCATGA
- a CDS encoding alpha-D-ribose 1-methylphosphonate 5-triphosphate diphosphatase: MSHETVLSNARLVLAGEVVHGSVLIRDGAIADLSSRTTPSGEDLDGDYLLPGLVELHTDHLEAHVQPRPGTRWDPVPAVLAHDAQVSGAGVTTVFDAVRIGSMTGRENDGTALAAEIAAAITYAAAAELTRAEHFIHVRCEVAAPGTVSEFEALDKISDIRLVSLMDHTPGQRQYADVEAFRTYMVGKGRVSNDAFLPFVDELKKVAEVHSVPNRAKIARLALERGIALAAHDDATLEHVEESAGFGVLISEFPTTRLAAQAAREHGQLIVMGAPNIMRGGSQSGNVAASELLEAGLLDILSSDYVPASPLQAVFLLESEGVLPLHEGAKLVASNPARVAGLEDRGVIEAGRRADLVRVHAHDLPASPNRPRGHRVPVVRAVWRSGVRVS, encoded by the coding sequence ATGAGCCACGAAACCGTCCTCAGCAACGCCCGCCTCGTGCTTGCCGGAGAGGTGGTGCATGGCTCCGTACTCATCCGCGACGGTGCAATCGCCGACCTCAGTTCGAGAACCACGCCCTCGGGCGAGGATCTCGACGGCGACTACCTCCTCCCGGGGCTCGTGGAGCTCCACACAGATCACCTTGAGGCGCATGTCCAGCCGCGACCCGGCACACGCTGGGACCCGGTCCCCGCAGTGCTCGCACATGACGCACAGGTCAGCGGGGCCGGGGTGACCACCGTCTTCGACGCCGTCCGGATCGGTTCGATGACCGGGCGGGAGAACGACGGCACGGCCCTCGCGGCTGAGATCGCCGCGGCGATCACCTACGCCGCGGCCGCGGAGCTGACCCGGGCCGAGCATTTCATCCACGTCCGCTGCGAGGTCGCCGCTCCCGGCACGGTCAGCGAGTTCGAGGCGCTCGACAAGATCTCCGACATCCGCCTCGTGTCCCTCATGGACCACACCCCGGGGCAGCGCCAGTACGCCGACGTCGAGGCATTCCGAACCTACATGGTCGGCAAAGGCAGGGTATCGAACGACGCATTCCTGCCATTCGTCGACGAGCTCAAGAAGGTCGCAGAAGTCCACTCCGTGCCGAACCGGGCCAAGATCGCCCGGCTCGCCCTCGAGCGCGGCATTGCCCTCGCCGCGCACGATGACGCAACCCTTGAGCACGTCGAGGAATCCGCGGGCTTCGGCGTGCTCATCTCCGAGTTCCCCACGACGCGCCTCGCTGCCCAGGCGGCTCGCGAGCACGGTCAGCTGATCGTCATGGGCGCGCCGAACATCATGCGCGGCGGCTCGCAGTCCGGCAACGTTGCGGCCAGCGAGCTGCTTGAGGCAGGCCTGCTTGACATCCTCTCCTCCGATTACGTGCCCGCGAGCCCGCTCCAGGCCGTCTTCCTCCTTGAATCCGAGGGGGTGCTTCCGCTGCACGAGGGTGCCAAGCTCGTCGCGAGCAACCCGGCGCGCGTCGCGGGCCTCGAGGACCGCGGCGTCATCGAGGCCGGCCGCCGCGCTGACCTGGTGCGCGTCCACGCTCATGACTTGCCGGCCAGTCCGAATCGTCCGCGCGGCCACCGCGTCCCCGTGGTGCGAGCCGTGTGGCGCAGCGGAGTCCGGGTCTCCTGA
- the phnN gene encoding phosphonate metabolism protein/1,5-bisphosphokinase (PRPP-forming) PhnN has protein sequence MDHAQPAASTTTGPGAFLAIVGASGVGKDALISYARERLDEAAVHFPRRVITRPEGAGEDHEPIDEAGFAAGCACGDFAVSWRAHGLGYGIPAAVDDEIRSGRTVVANVSRGVLGVLAARYPGLVVVRVTVSDDVRAERLLGRGREAVHDVVQRLSRTDPAPDHPVDVEIRNDGTVAEGGDRLLRAIMKAQQLV, from the coding sequence ATGGACCATGCTCAGCCGGCGGCGTCGACGACCACCGGCCCGGGAGCCTTCCTCGCCATCGTCGGCGCGAGCGGCGTCGGAAAGGACGCGCTCATCTCCTACGCCCGCGAGCGGCTCGACGAGGCCGCGGTGCACTTCCCCCGGCGCGTCATCACCCGACCGGAGGGAGCGGGCGAGGACCATGAGCCGATCGACGAGGCAGGGTTCGCGGCTGGGTGCGCTTGCGGCGACTTCGCCGTCTCGTGGCGGGCCCACGGGCTCGGTTATGGCATTCCGGCAGCCGTTGACGACGAGATTCGATCCGGCCGCACAGTCGTCGCCAACGTCTCGCGTGGCGTGCTCGGCGTTCTCGCCGCGCGCTATCCGGGGCTCGTCGTGGTCCGCGTGACTGTCTCCGACGACGTTCGTGCAGAACGCCTGCTTGGCCGCGGCCGCGAGGCGGTGCACGACGTCGTCCAGCGCCTTTCACGCACTGACCCAGCGCCCGATCATCCCGTAGACGTCGAGATCCGCAACGACGGAACCGTCGCCGAAGGCGGCGACCGCTTGCTGCGGGCCATCATGAAGGCGCAACAGCTCGTCTGA
- a CDS encoding type II toxin-antitoxin system RelE/ParE family toxin → MSYSVQVAPAAVRQLRKLPPDARRRIQAAIELLAETPRPPGAKKLSGSSGDWRVRTGDYRIIYEIRDAQLIVLVLAMGHRRDIYQH, encoded by the coding sequence GTGAGCTATTCCGTGCAGGTCGCGCCGGCCGCCGTCCGGCAGTTGCGCAAGCTCCCGCCGGACGCTCGCAGGCGCATTCAGGCTGCGATCGAGCTCCTGGCCGAAACGCCGCGTCCGCCGGGAGCAAAGAAGCTCTCCGGCAGCAGCGGTGACTGGCGTGTCCGCACCGGCGATTACCGGATCATCTATGAGATCCGGGACGCACAACTGATCGTCTTGGTGCTCGCCATGGGACACCGGCGGGACATCTACCAGCACTAG
- a CDS encoding type II toxin-antitoxin system Phd/YefM family antitoxin encodes MSEMTVTDARSRLSEAVDTARVSHEPVYLLRRGRRVAALIDAEDLATLIEAAEDLEDLRAANAARTEMAETGDSPVPWEEVKAELGLA; translated from the coding sequence ATGAGCGAGATGACAGTGACTGACGCGCGGAGCCGGCTTTCCGAGGCGGTCGATACCGCGCGCGTGAGCCACGAACCGGTGTATTTGCTGCGCCGGGGCCGCCGCGTAGCCGCGTTGATCGACGCCGAGGATCTCGCCACGCTGATCGAGGCGGCCGAGGATTTGGAGGATCTCCGGGCAGCGAACGCGGCCCGGACGGAAATGGCGGAGACCGGCGACAGCCCGGTGCCGTGGGAGGAAGTCAAAGCGGAGCTGGGCCTGGCGTGA
- a CDS encoding dihydrofolate reductase family protein — protein sequence MRKLIYGMNLTLDGYIAAAGDDIGWSGPSEELFQWWLDQERASSLSLYGRKLWETMSSYWPTGDQQPNATPAEVEFARNWRDTPKVVFSSTIKKVGWNTRLVTGDAVAEITRLKAGDGGPVSVGGATLAGAAMRAGLIDEYAIVTHPVLVGGGTPFFTSLDSWVNLNLVETRTFPGGVVLTRYETRR from the coding sequence GTGCGGAAACTGATCTACGGCATGAATCTGACCCTGGACGGCTACATCGCCGCGGCTGGCGACGACATCGGCTGGAGCGGGCCGAGCGAGGAACTGTTCCAGTGGTGGCTCGATCAGGAGCGGGCTAGCAGCCTGTCGCTGTACGGCCGGAAGCTCTGGGAGACCATGAGCTCCTACTGGCCCACCGGCGACCAGCAGCCCAACGCCACCCCGGCGGAGGTCGAGTTCGCGCGGAACTGGCGGGACACGCCAAAGGTGGTGTTCTCCTCGACGATCAAGAAGGTCGGTTGGAACACCCGACTGGTCACGGGCGACGCGGTCGCCGAGATCACCCGGCTCAAGGCCGGGGACGGCGGCCCGGTGAGCGTCGGCGGGGCAACGCTCGCCGGGGCGGCCATGCGGGCCGGGCTGATCGACGAGTATGCGATCGTTACCCATCCGGTCCTGGTGGGCGGCGGCACTCCGTTCTTCACCTCGCTGGACAGCTGGGTGAACCTGAACCTGGTGGAGACGCGGACGTTTCCCGGCGGCGTGGTCCTGACCAGGTACGAGACGAGGCGCTGA
- a CDS encoding PhnE/PtxC family ABC transporter permease — MTALDLASTPVESSLDIADRAPRRPASVERKIATLVLLAMLLFAIWSLGQLDFSWAHVATSWTNAEKVFSRMDPISLPGPTDLFSLIGITVGIVVLGTLVAALISVPVALMAAQNTAPSRWLRWLGRAIGVVTRAVPDVVLALAFALTFALGSPLPGVLALGIHSIGMISKLFADAIEQSDDGPRLAIRAAGGSRAQEFWSGAFPQVLPSWIATALHRFDINLRGSAILGYAGVGGLGYAMKVAFADFPTGYGRGLGIACVIFVMCVVLEIVSSTIRRNLLGVQPSGRGLGDRIVRTTTRNRPAPAPRMSGASATVDVHQMLHRPWTRERTRDTGWAVVAVVVVIAAWFMSGIDFSQVQWQFVPRTIESFWPPSLGSYAFGDFAEALLITIQVAFAAALLSLVFSLIFGSLAARNVAPSGPVRNTFRVILVVFRGVPELVLAIFLIMVTGLGNQAGAVALAFGGIGLLGKLIADSFEEVPNGPERALTAAGATRSQRYLAATWPQGLPSLIGNSLYLVDTNIRAATILGIVGGSGIGFYLTNASTVLTLHGQVTTLVFMVVVAVLAVEGVAAWMRRVFA, encoded by the coding sequence ATGACGGCCCTCGACCTCGCCTCGACCCCTGTCGAGTCCTCACTGGACATCGCCGACCGTGCCCCTCGTCGCCCCGCCTCGGTGGAGCGGAAGATCGCCACCCTCGTCCTCCTGGCCATGCTGCTCTTCGCGATCTGGTCGCTCGGACAGCTGGACTTCTCGTGGGCCCACGTCGCCACGAGCTGGACCAACGCCGAGAAGGTCTTCTCGCGCATGGACCCGATCAGCCTGCCCGGGCCGACAGACCTGTTTTCGTTGATCGGGATTACGGTCGGCATCGTGGTGCTCGGCACGCTCGTCGCGGCCCTCATTTCCGTCCCGGTGGCTCTGATGGCCGCGCAGAATACGGCGCCGTCGCGCTGGCTCCGCTGGCTCGGACGCGCGATCGGCGTCGTGACCCGCGCCGTGCCCGACGTCGTCCTCGCCTTGGCCTTCGCCCTCACCTTCGCGCTCGGCAGCCCACTGCCTGGCGTGCTCGCCCTCGGCATCCACTCGATCGGCATGATCTCGAAGCTCTTCGCCGACGCGATCGAGCAGTCCGACGACGGACCTCGCCTCGCGATCCGCGCAGCCGGCGGCTCGCGCGCCCAGGAATTCTGGTCCGGAGCCTTCCCCCAGGTGCTGCCCTCGTGGATCGCAACGGCCCTGCACCGCTTCGACATCAACCTGCGCGGCTCGGCGATCCTTGGCTATGCCGGGGTGGGCGGTCTCGGCTACGCCATGAAGGTCGCGTTCGCGGATTTCCCCACAGGCTACGGCCGTGGCCTCGGGATCGCGTGCGTCATCTTCGTGATGTGCGTCGTCCTCGAGATCGTCTCCTCCACCATCCGCCGCAACCTCCTCGGGGTGCAGCCCTCCGGCAGGGGCCTCGGTGACCGGATCGTCCGGACGACCACAAGGAACCGGCCCGCACCTGCCCCCAGGATGTCCGGGGCGTCAGCCACGGTCGATGTGCATCAGATGCTGCATCGCCCGTGGACCCGTGAACGCACCCGCGACACCGGGTGGGCCGTTGTCGCTGTGGTCGTGGTCATCGCCGCGTGGTTCATGTCGGGCATCGACTTCTCCCAGGTGCAGTGGCAGTTCGTCCCGCGCACCATCGAGAGCTTTTGGCCGCCGTCGCTGGGCTCGTACGCGTTCGGCGACTTCGCCGAGGCATTGCTCATCACCATCCAGGTGGCCTTCGCCGCAGCACTTCTCTCCCTTGTGTTCTCGCTCATCTTCGGCTCGCTCGCCGCCCGCAATGTTGCTCCGAGCGGACCCGTGCGGAACACCTTTCGGGTCATCCTCGTCGTGTTCCGGGGGGTCCCCGAGCTCGTGCTGGCGATCTTCCTCATCATGGTGACGGGCCTCGGAAACCAGGCCGGCGCCGTCGCCCTCGCCTTCGGTGGGATCGGTCTGCTCGGGAAGCTCATCGCGGACTCGTTCGAAGAGGTCCCCAACGGTCCGGAGCGCGCGCTCACCGCTGCGGGGGCAACGCGGTCGCAGCGCTATCTCGCCGCGACGTGGCCGCAGGGGCTGCCGTCGCTGATCGGCAACTCGCTGTACCTCGTCGACACCAACATCCGCGCGGCCACGATCCTGGGGATCGTCGGCGGAAGCGGGATCGGGTTCTACCTCACAAACGCCTCGACTGTCCTCACGCTGCACGGCCAAGTGACCACGCTGGTGTTCATGGTGGTCGTTGCGGTACTCGCTGTCGAGGGCGTCGCGGCCTGGATGCGCCGCGTGTTCGCCTGA
- the phnC gene encoding phosphonate ABC transporter ATP-binding protein, producing MNSTTASPVIRLSGVAKDFGSTRALNGVELVVERGEVVVLLGLSGSGKSTLLRHLDGLELPTAGTVEVLGQDIPGLAPRELRRFRGRVAMIFQQFELVPSLTVLENVLTGALSRLRGPRLGLWAYPKALKIAALTHLDRVGLLEKAYQRADQLSGGQQQRVAIARALMQRPEILLADEPVASLDPESSEQVMRLIREIAADHGLTVVCSLHQVDLALGWGDRIVGLRHGQVVLDTPTAGLSKERAMEIYGRVSTSTAELDAIESELKESRLTMEAEASVGASRLTVGGTR from the coding sequence ATGAACAGTACGACAGCCTCTCCGGTCATCCGCCTCTCGGGCGTTGCCAAGGACTTCGGCTCGACGCGTGCCCTGAACGGGGTCGAGCTTGTAGTCGAACGTGGGGAGGTCGTCGTACTGCTCGGCCTCTCGGGGTCCGGCAAGTCGACACTGCTCCGTCACCTCGACGGCCTCGAGCTGCCGACGGCCGGGACCGTCGAGGTCCTTGGCCAGGACATCCCCGGGCTTGCGCCCCGGGAACTGCGCCGGTTCCGCGGGCGTGTGGCCATGATCTTCCAGCAGTTCGAGCTCGTGCCGTCCCTGACGGTGCTCGAGAACGTGCTGACGGGCGCGTTGTCCCGGCTCAGGGGACCGCGCCTCGGACTTTGGGCCTACCCGAAGGCCCTCAAAATCGCCGCACTCACTCATCTTGACCGCGTCGGCCTGCTCGAGAAGGCGTACCAGCGCGCCGACCAGCTCTCCGGTGGCCAGCAGCAGCGCGTCGCGATCGCACGGGCCCTCATGCAGCGTCCGGAGATCCTTCTCGCCGACGAGCCGGTAGCAAGCCTGGATCCCGAGTCAAGCGAACAGGTGATGCGCCTCATCCGTGAGATCGCGGCCGACCACGGCCTCACGGTCGTCTGCAGCTTGCACCAAGTGGACCTCGCCCTTGGCTGGGGCGACCGGATCGTCGGCCTGCGCCACGGCCAAGTCGTACTCGACACGCCGACCGCGGGTCTCTCGAAGGAACGGGCCATGGAAATCTACGGCCGGGTGTCCACCTCGACCGCCGAGCTTGACGCGATCGAGAGTGAGCTCAAGGAATCGAGGCTCACCATGGAGGCAGAGGCCTCCGTTGGAGCCTCGCGGCTCACCGTGGGCGGCACCCGATGA